A stretch of Leptospira perdikensis DNA encodes these proteins:
- a CDS encoding DUF1295 domain-containing protein, with amino-acid sequence MENLLFSYLAAVIFTFLFMSLMWFWGKYRDNYAVIDVGWGLVIAGIASILVCFGRGNGFAKLAVLIPVWIWALRLSGFLYFTRIRTNHPEDKRYAGFRKDYGEKVHQKMFTNVFLLQGFLALLLSFPFYFAAQWNLFPNSGAIGPNGYLMVFLGWVLFVLGVVGETISDRDLHRFVADPKNKGKVCNVGLWKYSRHPNYFFEWIIWVGIGIIPILSAPMAILSLLTPLFMFVLLRFVSGVPFAEKYSLLSKGDLFREYQRTTNAFFPWFSK; translated from the coding sequence TTGGAAAATTTATTATTTTCGTATTTAGCGGCTGTTATATTTACATTTTTGTTTATGAGTTTGATGTGGTTCTGGGGAAAATACAGAGACAACTATGCCGTTATTGATGTGGGTTGGGGACTTGTTATCGCCGGGATTGCGAGTATCCTTGTTTGTTTTGGACGTGGGAATGGATTTGCTAAACTAGCAGTGCTTATACCCGTTTGGATCTGGGCTCTTCGGTTGTCAGGTTTTCTTTATTTCACACGCATCCGAACAAACCATCCGGAAGATAAACGATATGCTGGGTTTCGAAAAGATTACGGTGAAAAAGTTCATCAAAAGATGTTTACTAACGTTTTTCTTTTGCAAGGATTTTTGGCCCTTCTTTTATCGTTCCCATTTTATTTTGCCGCACAATGGAATTTATTCCCAAATTCTGGGGCCATAGGGCCTAACGGATATTTGATGGTATTTCTGGGATGGGTTTTGTTTGTTCTAGGAGTAGTTGGGGAAACGATCTCTGACCGCGATCTCCACAGGTTTGTGGCCGATCCTAAAAACAAAGGTAAGGTTTGTAACGTAGGTCTTTGGAAGTATTCACGCCATCCCAACTATTTTTTTGAATGGATCATTTGGGTGGGGATTGGGATCATTCCGATTCTTTCCGCACCAATGGCGATTTTGTCGCTTCTCACACCTCTCTTTATGTTTGTATTGTTACGATTTGTATCAGGTGTTCCTTTTGCAGAAAAATACTCTCTCCTTTCCAAAGGAGATCTGTTTCGGGAATACCAACGGACGACCAATGCATTTTTCCCATGGTTTTCAAAATAA
- a CDS encoding DEAD/DEAH box helicase produces the protein MTKNDTEVGNDFQSFGLRPEILQGITEAGFESPSPIQKQAIPLVLEGKDLIAQAQTGTGKTAAYGLPCLNRINVNDGMQVLVLTPTRELALQVSDELYKLGKHLGIKTTTIYGGSSYSKQITQVAKGAQVAVATPGRLLDLLKGKELKNFKPSMVILDEADEMLDMGFMDDIESIFNLLPTKRQTLLFSATMPEPIKKLASKYQTHPAHVKIAATEKSSKNIEQVYYVIDEAEREISVVRILDYENPYKAIIFTKTKKEADDLKATLGFKGYPVEALHGDLNQKQREQVLKSLHDGRVKILVATDVAARGLDVKDLSLVINYHLPFDSESYTHRIGRTGRAGKSGKAVTLVTTRESRALLRLKGTSGMNLTIAALPTKKEVLARREEDFLNKVVETEIHADAEEVLEKLLKLDDKRSLSLKLLSTMLDKTKISGPEKIGKTPGEWSETPPSGGSGRRRRDDGGGSGGGGRGGYRGGRSNSERSERGERSDRGGDSRRSSAPSSKKEGGVYVKAAGKKTQRFRNK, from the coding sequence ATGACTAAGAATGACACCGAAGTTGGAAATGACTTCCAATCCTTCGGATTACGTCCTGAAATACTACAAGGAATCACTGAAGCAGGCTTCGAATCACCAAGCCCTATCCAAAAACAAGCGATTCCGCTCGTATTGGAAGGAAAAGATTTAATCGCACAAGCGCAGACCGGAACCGGGAAAACTGCAGCTTACGGACTCCCCTGTTTGAACCGAATCAATGTGAATGATGGCATGCAAGTGCTTGTCCTCACACCGACTCGTGAACTTGCTCTGCAAGTATCAGATGAATTGTATAAACTGGGAAAACATTTAGGAATCAAAACCACTACCATTTACGGTGGCAGTTCCTATTCTAAACAAATTACACAAGTGGCAAAAGGTGCCCAAGTTGCTGTCGCAACTCCAGGAAGACTTCTCGACCTATTGAAAGGAAAGGAACTTAAAAATTTCAAACCTTCCATGGTGATATTGGATGAAGCAGATGAAATGCTCGATATGGGCTTTATGGATGATATTGAATCCATCTTTAATCTACTGCCAACCAAAAGACAAACCTTACTTTTCTCCGCAACCATGCCGGAGCCCATTAAGAAGTTGGCAAGTAAGTACCAAACGCACCCCGCTCATGTAAAAATTGCAGCAACAGAAAAATCTTCTAAGAACATCGAACAAGTGTACTACGTGATTGATGAAGCTGAACGAGAAATTTCTGTAGTTCGAATTTTGGATTATGAAAACCCTTATAAGGCAATCATCTTCACAAAAACAAAAAAAGAAGCAGACGATTTAAAAGCAACCCTTGGTTTCAAAGGATATCCAGTAGAAGCACTTCACGGAGACCTAAACCAAAAACAAAGAGAACAAGTTTTAAAAAGCCTACACGATGGCCGCGTTAAAATCCTTGTAGCAACAGACGTTGCCGCACGTGGACTAGACGTAAAAGATTTGTCTCTTGTGATCAACTACCACCTTCCTTTTGATAGCGAAAGTTATACACATAGAATTGGTCGTACAGGTCGTGCTGGAAAATCAGGAAAGGCTGTGACTCTTGTAACCACAAGAGAATCTCGTGCCCTTCTAAGACTAAAAGGTACTTCTGGAATGAACCTTACCATTGCTGCTCTTCCTACTAAAAAGGAAGTACTCGCAAGACGGGAAGAAGATTTCCTAAACAAAGTAGTGGAAACGGAAATCCACGCAGATGCAGAAGAAGTTTTAGAAAAACTTTTGAAGTTAGACGACAAAAGATCTCTTTCTTTGAAACTACTTTCGACTATGCTTGATAAAACCAAAATCAGCGGCCCTGAAAAAATCGGAAAAACACCTGGGGAATGGAGTGAAACTCCTCCTAGTGGTGGATCCGGAAGAAGACGTCGTGATGATGGTGGTGGTTCAGGCGGTGGCGGTCGCGGTGGATACCGTGGCGGAAGATCCAATAGCGAAAGAAGTGAACGGGGAGAACGAAGTGACCGAGGTGGGGATTCTCGCCGTAGTAGCGCACCCTCTTCTAAAAAAGAAGGTGGCGTTTACGTAAAGGCTGCTGGGAAAAAAACTCAGCGTTTTCGAAACAAGTAG
- a CDS encoding SDR family NAD(P)-dependent oxidoreductase yields the protein MKKDFWNDRVVVITGATSGIGKALYEELALFPCELVLVARRAAEIEEPKNKHEGVIIHRVACDLSDPTSVLDAVEWIQKEVSKIDILFNNAGITAHGRFDSLSMDVYRKTFATNFFGPIQLVRGLLPLLLAAKGNIVTTSTVSALYGVPGRAAYSASKSALHAALESLRIETMEEGLGVSLVCVPYTDTALRTSGLDASGGILSEAPAKGKRKTAKEVAHVLMSVAKDKEARLVTFNLSGRFLEWMRFFSPKFLEKILYKKLYSDFKSH from the coding sequence ATGAAAAAAGATTTTTGGAACGATAGGGTGGTAGTGATCACCGGGGCAACGAGTGGAATTGGGAAAGCTTTGTATGAAGAACTTGCTCTTTTCCCTTGTGAACTTGTCCTTGTGGCAAGACGTGCCGCAGAAATTGAAGAACCCAAAAACAAACACGAAGGGGTGATCATTCACCGCGTGGCTTGTGACCTTTCTGATCCCACTTCTGTTTTAGATGCTGTAGAGTGGATCCAAAAGGAAGTTTCAAAAATTGATATCTTATTTAATAATGCTGGGATAACGGCCCACGGTAGATTTGATTCTCTGTCGATGGATGTGTATCGCAAAACCTTTGCTACGAATTTTTTTGGCCCCATTCAATTGGTACGTGGCCTTTTGCCTCTTCTTCTTGCGGCCAAAGGAAATATTGTGACTACTTCCACAGTTTCAGCTTTGTACGGAGTGCCGGGCCGGGCCGCTTACTCAGCTTCCAAGTCGGCCTTACATGCGGCACTCGAATCCCTTCGGATAGAAACCATGGAAGAGGGGCTTGGTGTATCTCTTGTTTGTGTTCCTTACACAGATACAGCCCTACGGACTTCAGGCCTTGATGCTTCTGGAGGAATTTTATCAGAAGCTCCTGCCAAAGGAAAACGGAAGACGGCCAAAGAAGTGGCTCATGTTTTAATGTCTGTGGCAAAGGACAAAGAAGCAAGGCTTGTCACATTCAATTTAAGCGGTCGATTTTTAGAATGGATGCGATTTTTCTCTCCTAAGTTTTTAGAAAAAATTCTATATAAAAAACTCTACTCGGACTTCAAATCGCACTGA
- a CDS encoding SAM-dependent methyltransferase has translation MNFNDSAPKDEGSTFSINSLLEKDIFPDWLIRFRIRQLLKLRIRQERKENPTTQLQHKINYVNELKKSPIAVHTAAANEQHYEVPSDFFTYVMGPRMKYSSGYWPSFDTSFAESEEEMLRITVERAEIQNGMKVLDLGCGWGSISLYIAEQFPKCKVTGVSNSRTQKEFIDKRAKERGLKNLTIITKDMNDFTTKDKFDRIVSVEMLEHMKNYEKLFEKLSKFLVADGKFFVHIFTHKEFAYPFEVIDETDWMAKYFFTGGQMPSDDLFLYFQKDFLIENHWVVNGTHYARTSEAWYDNMIDNKDKLLPILASTYGEKEKTKWFVYWKVFFLACAELWGYRNGEEWFVSHYLFRKR, from the coding sequence ATGAATTTTAATGATTCTGCCCCAAAAGATGAGGGTTCAACTTTTAGTATCAATTCCCTTTTAGAAAAAGATATTTTTCCAGATTGGCTCATTCGTTTTCGAATCCGTCAACTTTTGAAACTTCGTATCCGCCAAGAAAGGAAAGAAAATCCTACGACCCAACTCCAACACAAAATAAACTATGTGAATGAGTTAAAAAAATCCCCCATTGCGGTTCATACTGCGGCTGCCAACGAACAACATTACGAAGTCCCTAGTGATTTTTTTACCTATGTGATGGGACCAAGGATGAAATATTCCTCTGGATATTGGCCTTCCTTCGATACCAGTTTTGCTGAGTCAGAAGAAGAAATGCTTCGAATCACTGTGGAACGAGCAGAGATTCAAAATGGAATGAAGGTTTTGGATTTGGGATGCGGTTGGGGGAGTATCTCTCTATATATTGCCGAACAATTTCCTAAGTGTAAGGTTACAGGTGTTTCTAATTCGCGCACTCAAAAAGAATTCATCGACAAACGTGCCAAAGAACGTGGGTTAAAAAATCTCACCATCATCACAAAGGACATGAACGATTTTACCACCAAAGATAAGTTTGATCGGATTGTTTCTGTAGAGATGTTAGAACATATGAAAAACTATGAGAAACTTTTTGAAAAACTATCTAAGTTCCTTGTCGCAGATGGAAAGTTTTTTGTACATATCTTCACTCATAAAGAATTTGCTTATCCTTTTGAAGTTATTGATGAAACAGATTGGATGGCGAAGTATTTTTTTACAGGTGGGCAGATGCCATCGGATGATTTGTTTTTATACTTCCAAAAGGATTTTTTAATCGAAAATCATTGGGTTGTGAATGGGACTCATTATGCGAGAACAAGCGAAGCTTGGTATGATAACATGATAGACAACAAGGATAAACTATTGCCTATCCTTGCGAGTACTTACGGCGAAAAAGAAAAAACCAAATGGTTTGTTTATTGGAAAGTTTTCTTTCTCGCCTGTGCTGAGTTATGGGGTTACCGAAACGGTGAGGAGTGGTTTGTTAGCCACTACTTGTTTCGAAAACGCTGA